A stretch of Vulpes lagopus strain Blue_001 chromosome 20, ASM1834538v1, whole genome shotgun sequence DNA encodes these proteins:
- the LOC121479441 gene encoding keratin-associated protein 10-8-like isoform X1 — protein sequence MAASTLSVCSSDLSYGGRVCLPGSGDSCPDPSWQLDDCPESYCEPPCCAPASCLTLLCTPASCGSSPCPPACPGSCQPPCGSCSPCQEGCGASVCCKPVCCTPVCCKPVCCTPVCCKPVCCTPICCKPVCCTPVCCKPVCCTPVCCKPVCCQASPCSASPCCQQSSCQSSCCSSSPCQEDSCVSVCCKPMCCTPVCCKPLCCTPVCCKPLCCTPVCCKPICCKPVCCQASPCCQPSPCRPSSCVSLLCRPVCRPACCTTPSPCQPSCCPQASSMSLLCRPVCSR from the coding sequence ATGGCCGCCTCCACCCTGTCCGTCTGCTCCAGCGACCTGAGCTACGGCGGCCGCGTCTGCCTGCCCGGCTCTGGCGACTCCTGCCCCGACCCCTCCTGGCAGCTGGACGACTGTCCCGAGAGCTACTGCGAGCCCCCCTGCTGcgccccagcctcctgcctgaccctcctctgcacccctgcGAGCTGCGggtccagcccctgcccaccagcCTGCCCTGGCTCCTGCCAGCCCCCGTGCGGcagctgctccccctgccagGAGGGCTGTGGTGCgtctgtctgctgcaagcccgtgtgctgcacccctgtctgctgcaagcccgtgtgctgcacccctgtctgctgcaagcccgtgtgCTGCACCCCTATCTGCTGCAAGCCTGTGTGCTGTacccctgtctgctgcaagccggtctgctgcacccctgtctgctgcaagcccgtgtgCTGCCAGGCCTCCCCTTGCTCAgcctccccctgctgccagcAGTCTAGCTGCCAGTCCTCCTGCtgcagctcctccccctgccaggaagacagctgtgtgtctgtctgctgcaagcccatGTGCTGCACccccgtctgctgcaagcccctctgctgcacccctgtctgctgcaagcccctctgctgcacccctgtctgctgcaagcccatCTGCTGCAAGCCTGTCTGCTGCCAGgcctccccctgctgccagcccagcccctgcagaCCCTCTTCCTGCGTGTCCCTCCTCTGCCGCCCCGTGTGCAGGCCCGCCTGCTgtaccaccccctccccctgccagcccAG
- the LOC121479441 gene encoding keratin-associated protein 10-12-like isoform X2 has translation MAASTLSVCSSDLSYGGRVCLPGSGDSCPDPSWQLDDCPESYCEPPCCAPASCLTLLCTPASCGSSPCPPACPGSCQPPCGSCSPCQEGCGASVCCKPVCCTPVCCKPVCCTPVCCKPVCCTPICCKPVCCTPVCCKPVCCTPVCCKPVCCQASPCSASPCCQQSSCQSSCCSSSPCQEDSCVSVCCKPMCCTPVCCKPLCCTPVCCKPLCCTPVCCKPSSCVSLLCRPVCRPACCTTPSPCQPSCCPQASSMSLLCRPVCSR, from the exons ATGGCCGCCTCCACCCTGTCCGTCTGCTCCAGCGACCTGAGCTACGGCGGCCGCGTCTGCCTGCCCGGCTCTGGCGACTCCTGCCCCGACCCCTCCTGGCAGCTGGACGACTGTCCCGAGAGCTACTGCGAGCCCCCCTGCTGcgccccagcctcctgcctgaccctcctctgcacccctgcGAGCTGCGggtccagcccctgcccaccagcCTGCCCTGGCTCCTGCCAGCCCCCGTGCGGcagctgctccccctgccagGAGGGCTGTGGTGCgtctgtctgctgcaagcccgtgtgctgcacccctgtctgctgcaagcccgtgtgctgcacccctgtctgctgcaagcccgtgtgCTGCACCCCTATCTGCTGCAAGCCTGTGTGCTGTacccctgtctgctgcaagccggtctgctgcacccctgtctgctgcaagcccgtgtgCTGCCAGGCCTCCCCTTGCTCAgcctccccctgctgccagcAGTCTAGCTGCCAGTCCTCCTGCtgcagctcctccccctgccaggaagacagctgtgtgtctgtctgctgcaagcccatGTGCTGCACccccgtctgctgcaagcccctctgctgcacccctgtctgctgcaagcccctctgctgcacccctgtctgctgcaa aCCCTCTTCCTGCGTGTCCCTCCTCTGCCGCCCCGTGTGCAGGCCCGCCTGCTgtaccaccccctccccctgccagcccAG